A part of Bartonella quintana genomic DNA contains:
- the ubiB gene encoding 2-polyprenylphenol 6-hydroxylase produces MAQISTYFQLMRAVWVLAREGVLSALPGDDLRGFPTLCHRIAGILARRKTKKKRRSENISHAINKLGPSYIKLGQFLATRPDIVGRDIAKDLVQLQDRVQTFSCSAAIDQIESSLGRSINDLFVNFYPPIAAASIAQVHPAEYYDEAGHKKKCAVKVIRPDIRTRFAKDLRGFYLVAYLQERYMPASRRLRPVCVVDTLAQTTRIEMDLRLEAAAISEMAENIQHDTGFRVPQIDWERTGRNVLTMEWIDGIRISEIAALKEAGFDLKVLAVTLIQSFLHHTLRDGFFHADMHPGNLFVDQKGCIVAVDLGITGRLGKKEKHFLAEILYGFITRDYHRVARAHFEAGYVPPHHNIESFAQANRAIGEPIHGQSAQSISMAKLLTLLFEVTELFDMQTRPELLLLQKTMVVVEGVARTLDPNFNMWKASEPVVKEWISKNLGPAGMAKDFSEGAQAFLSLARKTPQLIQNFQRMEENLNQMIERGLHLSPATLKQFAVEQSHSNRYSRYSLFIIALCCGCLIFYLFALF; encoded by the coding sequence ATGGCACAAATTTCTACTTACTTTCAATTGATGCGTGCAGTATGGGTTTTAGCACGTGAAGGCGTTTTGAGTGCTCTTCCTGGCGATGATCTTCGAGGATTTCCAACATTGTGCCACCGCATAGCAGGTATTTTAGCGCGGCGTAAAACGAAAAAGAAGCGACGATCTGAAAATATTTCGCATGCTATCAATAAGCTTGGTCCCTCTTACATAAAGCTTGGTCAATTTCTTGCCACCAGACCTGATATTGTCGGACGTGATATCGCGAAGGACTTGGTACAACTACAAGATCGTGTCCAAACGTTTTCCTGCTCCGCTGCCATTGATCAAATTGAAAGTTCGCTTGGTCGATCTATCAATGATTTATTCGTAAATTTTTATCCACCTATTGCTGCTGCTTCCATTGCTCAAGTTCATCCAGCTGAATACTATGATGAGGCAGGACATAAAAAAAAATGTGCTGTTAAAGTCATTCGCCCCGATATCAGAACACGTTTTGCGAAAGATCTTAGAGGCTTTTATCTTGTTGCCTATTTACAAGAGCGTTATATGCCGGCTTCTCGGCGGTTGCGCCCTGTTTGTGTCGTTGACACTTTGGCACAAACCACACGTATTGAAATGGATTTACGGTTAGAAGCAGCCGCCATATCAGAAATGGCTGAAAATATTCAACATGATACAGGCTTTCGGGTACCACAAATTGATTGGGAACGAACAGGGCGCAATGTTCTCACAATGGAATGGATCGATGGTATCAGAATATCCGAAATTGCCGCCCTTAAAGAAGCTGGTTTTGATTTGAAAGTGCTTGCAGTTACACTTATTCAATCTTTCCTTCATCATACATTACGTGACGGTTTCTTTCATGCGGACATGCATCCTGGCAATTTATTTGTAGACCAGAAAGGATGTATTGTTGCTGTCGATTTAGGAATTACAGGGCGACTTGGCAAAAAAGAAAAACATTTCCTTGCTGAAATTCTTTACGGCTTTATTACCCGTGATTACCATCGAGTGGCACGCGCCCATTTTGAAGCAGGATATGTACCCCCCCACCACAACATTGAAAGCTTTGCTCAGGCCAATCGGGCCATTGGTGAACCGATTCATGGACAATCAGCGCAAAGTATTTCTATGGCTAAGTTGCTCACACTGTTATTTGAAGTCACTGAGTTATTTGATATGCAAACACGACCTGAACTTTTATTACTCCAAAAAACTATGGTTGTCGTGGAAGGTGTTGCTCGCACATTAGATCCCAATTTCAATATGTGGAAAGCCTCTGAACCCGTTGTTAAAGAATGGATTAGCAAAAATTTAGGGCCTGCGGGAATGGCAAAAGACTTTAGTGAAGGAGCACAAGCTTTCCTTTCGCTAGCACGTAAAACACCGCAATTGATACAAAATTTCCAACGTATGGAAGAAAACCTCAATCAAATGATAGAAAGAGGATTGCATCTTTCTCCCGCCACCCTCAAACAATTTGCTGTCGAACAAAGTCACTCTAACCGTTATAGCCGTTATAGCCTCTTCATTATTGCGCTTTGTTGCGGGTGTCTCATTTTTTACCTTTTTGCTCTTTTTTAA
- a CDS encoding transporter substrate-binding domain-containing protein gives MKIKKPIKLFNASIGALFIAWGFLLSSFTEAETVGKLPSFFDSHEHLVQPDTSDIIRLRFVTTFDFPPFNFFDQTKHLTGYNIDLLRAICSKLNLEKFCEVEVVPWEELVDRVKNGGAEVIIAGLKETIKTRQDLVFTRTYLRFPGRFVASRLVNLDAPISDKLAHLESGFLFRSAHEKLFRSYFPEAKWQGFKNRAELYKALRDHKIDLIFDDGFALSLWLNDPKSLNCCHFVGGAYIAPQLLGEGMRLAVAKKNAKLVNTLNYALRALEEDGKLAELYLRYFPISFY, from the coding sequence TTGAAAATAAAGAAACCTATAAAACTATTCAATGCTTCTATTGGAGCCTTATTTATAGCATGGGGATTTTTGCTTTCCTCTTTCACAGAGGCTGAAACGGTTGGAAAATTGCCTTCTTTTTTTGATTCACATGAACATTTGGTACAACCTGATACATCAGATATAATCCGCTTGCGTTTTGTAACAACTTTTGATTTTCCCCCTTTTAATTTTTTTGATCAGACCAAGCATCTTACAGGCTATAATATCGATTTATTGCGCGCTATTTGTTCAAAATTAAACCTAGAGAAATTTTGTGAAGTGGAAGTTGTTCCCTGGGAAGAACTCGTGGACCGTGTCAAAAATGGTGGTGCAGAAGTTATTATTGCAGGTTTAAAAGAAACAATCAAAACGCGTCAAGATCTTGTTTTTACAAGGACTTATTTGCGTTTTCCAGGTCGATTTGTTGCTTCTCGGCTTGTGAATCTCGATGCGCCAATAAGCGATAAACTGGCACATTTAGAGAGTGGATTTTTGTTCAGGAGTGCTCATGAAAAGCTGTTTCGTAGTTATTTTCCTGAAGCAAAATGGCAAGGATTTAAGAATAGGGCGGAGCTCTATAAGGCGTTACGAGATCATAAGATTGATCTTATTTTCGATGATGGATTTGCTTTATCTTTATGGTTAAATGATCCAAAGTCATTGAATTGTTGCCATTTTGTTGGGGGTGCGTATATAGCTCCACAGTTATTGGGGGAAGGAATGCGGCTTGCCGTTGCAAAAAAAAATGCAAAATTGGTTAATACGCTCAATTATGCTCTGAGAGCTTTAGAAGAGGATGGCAAGCTTGCAGAGCTTTATCTGCGTTATTTTCCAATCAGTTTTTATTGA
- the coaBC gene encoding bifunctional phosphopantothenoylcysteine decarboxylase/phosphopantothenate--cysteine ligase CoaBC yields MASLTIRNLSPEVKEALRIRAAQNGVSMEEEARRLLSNFTTPTISSSQASTVEMQSLKSKSILLIIGGSIAAYKMLDLIRRLQERGARLNIIMTKAAQKFITPLAAEALSGCTVHSDLFSREEEHDIGHIRLARCADLIILAPATANRIAKIATGIGEDLADCVLLAARCPLLLAPAMNPAMWTHPTTVRNLAQLCADGVHIIGPEIGKMAERDETGPGRLSEPLTILAAAEALLRVQERPLSGRHFIVTSGPTHEPIDPVRYLANRSSGKQGHAIAKALAHLGAKVTLICGPVDLADPQEVKTIHVETACQMLQAVQAALPADGALFVAAVCDWRSQTQSLHKIKKSANKTPLSLPMLENPDILATIGHASNRPPLVIGFAAETCDFIANAQKKCAEKGANFILANNISLPDGTNVMGADTNQVWLVSKENVEQWPHMSKQQIAEKLASIVVSFFCSSSN; encoded by the coding sequence ATGGCTAGTCTTACCATTCGTAATCTGTCTCCTGAAGTTAAAGAAGCTTTGCGCATACGTGCTGCGCAAAATGGTGTTTCTATGGAAGAAGAAGCACGTCGCCTTTTAAGCAATTTCACAACTCCAACCATATCATCATCTCAAGCAAGTACTGTAGAAATGCAATCATTGAAATCAAAATCCATCCTTCTTATTATTGGTGGGAGTATTGCAGCCTATAAAATGCTTGATCTGATTCGCCGTTTACAAGAACGTGGAGCACGCTTAAACATTATTATGACAAAAGCAGCACAAAAATTTATTACTCCTTTAGCAGCTGAAGCGCTAAGTGGTTGTACTGTGCATAGTGATCTATTTTCACGTGAAGAAGAACATGACATTGGCCATATCCGGCTAGCACGTTGTGCTGATTTGATTATTTTAGCACCAGCTACAGCTAACCGTATTGCAAAAATAGCTACCGGCATAGGAGAGGATCTGGCGGATTGTGTCCTTTTAGCAGCACGTTGCCCACTCTTGCTTGCACCGGCTATGAATCCAGCCATGTGGACACATCCAACAACTGTTCGCAATCTTGCACAACTGTGTGCAGATGGTGTTCATATAATAGGACCAGAAATAGGCAAAATGGCTGAGCGCGATGAGACAGGTCCGGGACGCTTGAGTGAACCCTTAACTATTTTGGCTGCAGCAGAAGCTCTTTTGCGTGTACAAGAAAGACCACTTTCTGGACGCCATTTCATTGTTACTTCTGGCCCTACCCATGAACCCATTGATCCAGTGCGTTATCTTGCTAATCGCTCTTCGGGCAAACAAGGCCACGCCATTGCAAAAGCTTTAGCCCACTTGGGCGCAAAAGTAACACTTATTTGCGGACCAGTTGATCTTGCCGATCCGCAAGAAGTGAAAACTATTCATGTTGAAACAGCATGTCAGATGTTACAAGCTGTTCAAGCAGCATTGCCTGCTGATGGGGCACTTTTTGTTGCCGCTGTCTGTGATTGGCGCAGCCAAACGCAATCTCTACACAAAATCAAAAAGAGTGCCAATAAAACGCCACTATCCTTACCTATGCTCGAAAACCCTGACATTTTGGCAACAATTGGTCATGCTTCAAATCGCCCTCCACTTGTGATTGGTTTCGCTGCTGAAACATGTGACTTTATTGCCAATGCGCAAAAAAAATGTGCCGAAAAAGGAGCCAATTTTATTCTTGCTAATAATATTTCCCTCCCTGATGGTACAAACGTTATGGGTGCTGATACAAATCAAGTTTGGCTTGTCAGTAAGGAAAATGTTGAACAATGGCCGCATATGAGCAAACAGCAAATAGCTGAAAAATTGGCGAGCATTGTTGTTTCATTTTTCTGCTCTTCTTCTAATTAA
- the gyrB gene encoding DNA topoisomerase (ATP-hydrolyzing) subunit B: MSNEITSPINGNDYDAASIKVLKGLDAVRKRPGMYIGDTDDGSGLHHMVYEVVDNAIDEALAGHATLVNVTLHTDGSCSVRDNGRGIPTDIHPTEGISAAEVIMTQLHAGGKFDQNSYKVSGGLHGVGVSVVNALSVWLQLRIKRNGKIHEMSFTHGVADSPLKIVGDCDAENGTEIRFLPSSETFTMVEFDFETLERRLRELAFLNSGVHILLVDQRHADVRSVELHYEGGLTEFVKYIDQSKKALLDCPIYIASVKDGVSVDVALWWNDSYHEKVLCFTNNIPQRDGGTHLVGFRSALTRQINGYAESSGIVKKEKINLTGDDCREGLTAILSVKVPDPKFSSQTKDKLVSSEVRPIVENLVNEGLSAWLEEHPSEAKIVTSKVVEAATAREAARKARELTRRKGALDITSLPGKLADCQERDPAKSEIFIVEGDSAGGSAKSGRSRQNQAILPLRGKILNVERARFDRMLSSDMIGTLITALGTSIGKDEFSPDKLRYHKIIIMTDADVDGAHIRTLLLTFFFRQMPELIERGHLYIAQPPLYKVARGKSFQYIKNEAAFEEFLIDTGLEETTLELSTGEIRAGADLRQLAEDARMLRQLLNGLHTRYNRNIIEQAAIVGAFNPQAFATPERAQKTADNIASRLDLIADDMERGWSGHCTSDGSLWFERILRGVKDVITLDARLINSADARQIDRVSQNLMEIYSSPPLLHRKDKSEQIFGPMNLLESIFTNGKRGITLQRYKGLGEMNAEQLWETTLNPDARALLQVKINDATDADLLFSRLMGDEVEPRRAFIKDNALSVANLDI, translated from the coding sequence ATGAGTAATGAAATAACCTCACCGATAAATGGTAATGACTATGATGCCGCTTCTATCAAAGTTCTCAAAGGCCTTGATGCTGTCCGCAAACGCCCTGGTATGTATATCGGCGATACAGATGATGGTTCAGGCTTGCATCATATGGTCTATGAGGTTGTAGACAACGCTATTGATGAAGCCCTGGCTGGTCATGCCACTCTTGTAAATGTCACACTCCACACTGATGGCTCCTGTTCCGTTCGTGATAATGGACGTGGAATCCCTACCGATATTCATCCAACAGAAGGTATTTCAGCAGCCGAGGTCATCATGACCCAACTTCATGCCGGCGGAAAGTTTGATCAAAATTCCTATAAAGTTTCAGGTGGATTACACGGCGTTGGTGTCTCTGTTGTTAACGCACTCTCAGTCTGGTTGCAACTACGAATCAAACGCAATGGAAAAATCCATGAAATGTCGTTTACGCATGGGGTCGCTGATTCCCCACTAAAAATTGTCGGCGATTGCGATGCAGAAAATGGAACAGAGATCAGATTCTTACCAAGTTCTGAAACCTTTACCATGGTTGAATTTGATTTTGAAACCTTAGAGCGCCGTTTACGGGAATTGGCTTTTTTAAATTCTGGTGTACATATCCTCCTTGTTGATCAACGCCATGCTGACGTCCGATCAGTTGAATTGCACTATGAGGGTGGCTTAACTGAATTTGTCAAATACATTGACCAATCGAAAAAAGCGCTCCTTGACTGTCCTATTTACATTGCAAGTGTAAAAGATGGAGTGAGTGTCGATGTTGCTTTGTGGTGGAATGATTCATATCATGAAAAAGTCTTGTGTTTTACCAATAATATCCCTCAGCGTGACGGTGGGACTCATTTGGTGGGTTTCCGTAGTGCTCTCACACGCCAAATCAATGGTTATGCTGAATCTTCAGGCATTGTAAAAAAGGAAAAAATTAACCTCACCGGTGACGATTGCCGGGAGGGGCTAACAGCTATTCTTTCAGTTAAAGTTCCCGATCCAAAATTTTCTTCGCAAACAAAAGATAAATTAGTCTCCTCTGAAGTGCGCCCTATTGTTGAAAATTTGGTGAATGAAGGTCTTTCTGCATGGTTAGAAGAACATCCTAGTGAAGCAAAAATCGTTACAAGTAAAGTGGTAGAAGCTGCGACAGCTCGTGAAGCTGCACGCAAAGCACGTGAACTCACAAGACGAAAAGGGGCCCTCGATATCACGTCTCTTCCAGGCAAACTCGCTGATTGTCAGGAACGTGATCCGGCAAAATCGGAGATCTTTATCGTTGAGGGAGATTCGGCTGGTGGCTCAGCAAAAAGTGGACGTTCACGCCAAAATCAAGCAATTTTGCCCCTGCGCGGTAAAATTCTTAATGTTGAACGAGCACGCTTCGACCGAATGCTCTCATCTGATATGATTGGAACGCTTATTACTGCTCTTGGAACTTCCATTGGCAAAGACGAATTTTCACCAGATAAATTACGCTACCATAAAATCATCATTATGACCGATGCGGATGTTGATGGTGCGCATATCCGCACCCTACTCCTTACTTTCTTTTTTAGACAAATGCCCGAGCTGATTGAACGTGGACACCTTTACATTGCTCAACCACCCCTCTACAAAGTGGCTCGCGGAAAGTCTTTTCAGTATATTAAAAATGAAGCAGCATTCGAAGAATTTTTGATTGATACTGGACTAGAAGAAACAACATTAGAACTCTCAACAGGAGAAATCCGTGCAGGCGCTGATTTGCGCCAACTTGCCGAAGATGCCCGCATGTTACGCCAACTTTTAAACGGTCTGCATACCCGCTACAATCGCAATATTATTGAGCAAGCAGCAATTGTCGGGGCTTTTAATCCTCAAGCCTTTGCAACACCAGAAAGAGCTCAAAAAACAGCTGATAACATAGCAAGTCGTCTTGATTTGATTGCTGACGATATGGAGCGTGGGTGGAGCGGTCATTGCACATCGGATGGAAGTTTATGGTTTGAACGCATTTTACGTGGGGTTAAAGATGTTATTACCCTCGATGCAAGACTTATAAATTCAGCTGATGCACGCCAAATTGATCGTGTTTCCCAAAATCTTATGGAAATATATAGTTCTCCTCCTCTCCTGCATCGCAAAGATAAATCAGAACAAATTTTTGGACCTATGAACTTATTAGAAAGCATTTTTACAAATGGTAAAAGAGGCATCACTCTCCAACGTTATAAAGGTCTCGGAGAAATGAATGCTGAACAGCTTTGGGAGACAACCCTTAATCCTGATGCGCGCGCTCTTTTACAAGTTAAGATCAATGATGCAACTGATGCAGATTTACTCTTTTCCCGTTTAATGGGTGATGAAGTTGAACCGCGGCGAGCTTTTATTAAAGATAATGCCTTGAGTGTTGCCAATCTTGATATCTAA
- the ubiE gene encoding bifunctional demethylmenaquinone methyltransferase/2-methoxy-6-polyprenyl-1,4-benzoquinol methylase UbiE produces the protein MTAETERIGVKGGMEYSFGFQKIDEAQKQSMVDGVFHSVAENYDKMNDILSLGLHRTWKNSMVAWLSPPALSNWKVLDVAGGTGDIAFRILNASRQKAHATVLDINSSMLSVGKKRAQKNGLAPLINFVEANAEHLPFEDQSFDAYTIAFGIRNVPHINQALREAFRVLKPGGRFLCLEFSNVEMPLLNKIYDLWSFHVIPKLGQFIADNGDAYRYLVESIRKFPKQDDFSYMLNHAGFSRVSYRNLTGAIAALHSAWKI, from the coding sequence ATGACAGCTGAAACAGAACGCATAGGAGTCAAAGGAGGCATGGAATACTCTTTTGGCTTTCAAAAAATTGATGAAGCGCAAAAACAATCCATGGTTGATGGTGTATTTCACTCTGTCGCTGAAAATTATGATAAGATGAATGATATTTTGTCGCTTGGACTACACCGTACCTGGAAAAATTCTATGGTTGCATGGCTTTCTCCACCAGCACTTTCTAACTGGAAAGTGCTTGATGTAGCTGGTGGTACCGGTGACATCGCTTTTCGTATTCTTAATGCTTCACGCCAAAAAGCTCATGCTACAGTTCTTGATATTAATAGTTCGATGCTTAGCGTTGGCAAAAAGCGTGCACAAAAAAATGGTCTCGCCCCTCTGATTAACTTTGTTGAAGCAAATGCAGAACATCTTCCTTTTGAAGATCAAAGCTTTGATGCTTATACTATTGCTTTTGGAATCCGCAATGTACCTCATATTAATCAAGCTCTTAGAGAAGCTTTTCGTGTTTTAAAACCAGGTGGACGTTTTTTATGTTTAGAATTTTCAAATGTTGAGATGCCTCTGCTTAACAAAATTTATGACCTTTGGTCTTTCCATGTTATCCCTAAGCTTGGTCAATTCATTGCAGATAATGGCGATGCTTATCGTTATTTGGTTGAATCTATTCGCAAATTTCCTAAGCAAGATGATTTTTCCTATATGCTCAATCATGCAGGCTTTTCGCGGGTATCGTACCGCAATCTCACGGGTGCAATCGCAGCGCTGCATTCAGCCTGGAAGATTTAA
- the accD gene encoding acetyl-CoA carboxylase, carboxyltransferase subunit beta, with translation MNWITNYVRPKINSILRRREIPDNLWIKDPTSGEMVFHKDLEVNQYVIPNSGYHMRISAKNRLMHFFDDGIYTPLENPKVVIDPLKFRDEKRYIDRLKDYRSRLGVDDNILSAQGTIEGLPIVATVQDFAFMGGSLGMASGEAIIKAFDTAIANKCPLVLFSASGGARMQEGTLSLMQMPRTTVAIEMMKEAKLPYIVVLTNPTTGGVTASYAMLGDIHIAEPGAMIGFAGPRVIQQTIRETLPEGFQSSEYLLEHGMIDMVVSRLEMKATIARLLRLMMKCPPVVNPSNPSPTDSQPPLSKAEAA, from the coding sequence ATGAACTGGATTACAAATTATGTTCGTCCCAAAATCAATTCTATACTGAGACGCCGTGAAATTCCAGACAATCTGTGGATCAAAGATCCCACCAGTGGTGAAATGGTATTCCATAAAGATTTAGAAGTTAACCAATATGTGATCCCTAACTCTGGTTATCATATGCGCATCAGCGCCAAAAATCGCCTCATGCATTTTTTTGATGATGGCATTTATACGCCTCTTGAAAATCCAAAAGTTGTAATCGACCCTTTAAAATTTCGCGATGAAAAACGCTACATTGACCGATTAAAAGATTATCGTTCTAGACTTGGTGTCGATGACAATATTTTAAGTGCACAAGGTACTATTGAAGGCTTGCCAATTGTCGCAACGGTTCAAGACTTTGCTTTTATGGGAGGATCACTCGGCATGGCTTCAGGAGAAGCGATCATTAAAGCGTTTGATACTGCCATTGCCAACAAATGCCCTTTGGTTCTTTTTTCCGCTTCTGGCGGAGCACGCATGCAAGAAGGAACACTTTCACTGATGCAGATGCCTCGTACAACAGTAGCAATTGAAATGATGAAAGAAGCAAAACTTCCCTATATTGTGGTTCTTACCAATCCAACGACCGGCGGCGTTACTGCTTCTTACGCAATGCTCGGCGATATCCACATTGCCGAACCTGGTGCTATGATTGGTTTTGCGGGGCCACGTGTGATTCAACAAACCATACGTGAAACTTTACCAGAAGGTTTTCAAAGTAGCGAATATCTGCTCGAACATGGCATGATTGATATGGTTGTCTCACGTCTAGAAATGAAAGCTACCATTGCACGACTTTTACGTTTGATGATGAAATGTCCCCCAGTAGTTAATCCTTCCAATCCATCTCCAACAGATTCTCAGCCACCGCTTTCTAAAGCAGAAGCTGCTTAA
- a CDS encoding YifB family Mg chelatase-like AAA ATPase, with amino-acid sequence MIARVTTVAFRGLEAIPVDVQVMISSGKIGMAIVGLPDKAIAESRERVQAALHACGLSMPNKRVTINLAPADLPKEGSHYDLPIAVGLMLAMELLPPDVAQDYIILGELSLDGSITAVNGVLPAAMTALACDKGLICPYQCGSEAAWANAEMNILAPENLLIIVNHFKGTQIQKRPQPRQYTIQTELPDLCEIKGQKTAKRALEVCAAGRHNLLFVGPPGAGKSMLAQRLPSILPPLDSRELLDVSLIASIKGETVHNTISRHCPFRAPHHSASMAAMIGGGFKAQPGEVSLAHNGVLFLDELPEFSPQVLDSLRQPLESGECVIARANHHISYPARIQLIAAMNPCRCGMAGEKDHVCAKGIRCQTDYQSRISGPLLDRIDLRIDVPALTAMDLMQPEQAEKSCDVAKRVARCRAIQTKRFTKLGFDHIRTNGDCPAKIIEKIAIPDKNAATLLSDVSEKMHLSARAYHRILRVARTIADLDEADHLSRRHLAEAISYRQSSERLTALT; translated from the coding sequence ATGATCGCGCGTGTTACAACTGTTGCTTTTCGCGGTCTAGAAGCAATACCTGTTGATGTACAGGTTATGATTTCCTCTGGTAAAATAGGAATGGCTATTGTTGGATTGCCAGATAAGGCAATCGCAGAAAGTCGTGAACGCGTGCAAGCAGCCCTTCATGCTTGTGGACTTTCTATGCCGAACAAACGGGTTACCATTAATCTTGCGCCTGCTGACTTACCTAAAGAGGGATCGCATTATGATTTGCCAATTGCCGTAGGCTTAATGCTTGCTATGGAGCTTCTCCCTCCTGACGTAGCGCAAGACTACATCATTTTAGGCGAATTGTCACTAGATGGATCTATTACAGCCGTTAATGGTGTTTTACCAGCGGCAATGACAGCTTTAGCATGTGATAAAGGACTTATTTGTCCCTATCAATGCGGATCTGAAGCTGCATGGGCAAACGCAGAAATGAACATTCTTGCACCCGAGAATCTTCTCATTATAGTCAATCATTTTAAAGGAACCCAAATTCAAAAACGTCCACAACCACGCCAATATACAATCCAAACTGAACTGCCAGATCTTTGCGAAATCAAAGGACAAAAAACCGCTAAACGTGCATTAGAAGTTTGTGCAGCTGGACGGCATAACCTTTTGTTTGTAGGCCCTCCTGGTGCAGGAAAATCCATGTTAGCGCAACGGCTACCTTCCATTTTGCCGCCTCTTGATAGCCGTGAGCTCTTAGATGTTTCTCTGATTGCTTCTATCAAAGGAGAAACAGTACACAATACCATTTCGCGCCACTGCCCCTTTCGTGCCCCACATCATTCTGCTTCCATGGCAGCAATGATCGGTGGTGGATTTAAAGCACAACCAGGAGAAGTCTCACTCGCACATAATGGCGTTTTATTTCTTGACGAGTTGCCTGAATTTTCTCCACAGGTCCTCGATTCTCTTCGTCAACCTTTAGAGAGCGGAGAATGCGTTATCGCCCGCGCTAATCATCATATCAGCTATCCTGCCCGTATCCAACTTATTGCAGCAATGAATCCTTGTCGATGTGGTATGGCAGGCGAAAAAGATCATGTTTGTGCAAAAGGAATACGCTGTCAAACTGATTATCAATCTCGTATTTCTGGTCCTCTGCTCGACCGAATTGATTTACGGATTGATGTTCCTGCTTTAACAGCTATGGATCTTATGCAACCAGAACAAGCAGAAAAAAGCTGTGATGTTGCAAAACGCGTTGCAAGGTGTCGTGCTATTCAAACCAAACGTTTTACTAAACTGGGTTTCGACCATATTCGCACCAATGGCGATTGCCCTGCAAAGATTATCGAAAAAATTGCCATTCCCGATAAAAATGCGGCCACACTTTTAAGCGATGTGAGTGAAAAGATGCATCTTTCTGCACGCGCCTATCACCGCATTCTCAGAGTTGCACGTACCATTGCTGATCTTGATGAAGCAGATCATCTTTCACGTCGTCATCTCGCAGAAGCTATTTCCTATCGACAAAGTAGTGAAAGGTTAACAGCTCTTACCTAA